Proteins from a genomic interval of Maniola jurtina chromosome 8, ilManJurt1.1, whole genome shotgun sequence:
- the LOC123867496 gene encoding 60S ribosomal protein L24 produces MKIGLCAYSGFKIYPGHGKTMVKVDGKSFTFLNSKCEAAHLMRRNPRKVTWTVLYRRKFKKGQEEEQAKKRTRRTQKFQRAIVGASLSDIMAKRNMKPEVRKAQRDQAIKAAKEQKKSTKAAKKTTAPPTKAKAPPKAKAAKVSQKAAPRVGGKR; encoded by the exons ATGAA GATTGGACTTTGTGCCTACAGTGGATTTAAAATATATCCTGGCCATGGAAAAACCATGGTTAAGGTTGATGGCAAG TCATTCACATTCTTAAATTCAAAATGTGAAGCAGCCCATTTGATGAGAAGGAATCCCCGTAAAGTGACATGGACTGTGCTCTAcag ACGCAAGTTCAAGAAGGGTCAAGAAGAAGAACAGGCAAAGAAACGTACCAGAAGGACCCAGAAATTCCAGAGAGCCATAGTTGGTGCTTCCCTCAGTGATATCATGGCCAAGCGTAACATGAAGCCAGAGGTCAGGAAAGCTCAGAGGGATCAAGCTATCAA GGCTGCTAAGGAACAGAAGAAATCAACCAAGGCTGCAAAGAAGACCACAGCACCACCAACAAAAGCGAAGGCGCCACCCAAAGCTAAAGCTGCTAAAGTGAGTCAGAAGGCAGCGCCGCGCGTTGGCGGAAAACGATAA
- the LOC123867488 gene encoding ATP synthase subunit beta, mitochondrial-like, with protein MFSTVGRASLLATRTVVNNSLAEKTPLAAGALVNKRDYAAKAAGKGSGKVVAVIGAVVDVQFDDNLPPILNALEVQNRSPRLVLEVAQHLGENTVRTIAMDGTEGLVRGQPVLDSGSPIRIPVGAETLGRIINVIGEPIDERGPIPTDKTAAIHAEAPEFVDMSVQQEILVTGIKVVDLLAPYAKGGKIGLFGGAGVGKTVLIMELINNVAKAHGGYSVFAGVGERTREGNDLYHEMIESGVISLKDKTSKVALVYGQMNEPPGARARVALTGLTVAEYFRDQEGQDVLLFIDNIFRFTQAGSEVSALLGRIPSAVGYQPTLATDMGTMQERITTTKKGSITSVQAIYVPADDLTDPAPATTFAHLDATTVLSRAIAELGIYPAVDPLDSTSRIMDPNIIGAEHYNVARGVQKILQDYKSLQDIIAILGMDELSEEDKLTVARARKIQRFLSQPFQVAEVFTGHAGKLVPLEETIKGFSKILQGEYDHLPEVAFYMVGPIEEVVAKAETLAKSA; from the coding sequence ATGTTTTCTACCGTTGGTAGAGCTAGCCTTTTGGCAACGAGAACGGTAGTTAATAACTCCTTGGCTGAGAAGACTCCATTGGCTGCAGGAGCCCTAGTGAACAAACGTGATTATGCAGCGAAAGCCGCAGGGAAGGGATCTGGTAAGGTGGTGGCAGTCATCGGTGCTGTCGTGGATGTTCAATTTGACGATAATCTTCCACCTATCTTAAATGCCCTGGAAGTTCAAAACCGGTCACCTAGGCTCGTCCTTGAAGTAGCGCAGCACTTGGGTGAAAACACCGTACGTACTATTGCCATGGACGGTACCGAAGGTCTCGTCCGCGGCCAACCGGTTCTCGACTCCGGCTCTCCTATCCGGATTCCCGTCGGCGCTGAAACTCTCGGCCGCATCATCAACGTAATCGGAGAGCCCATCGACGAGCGCGGCCCCATCCCCACAGACAAAACTGCCGCGATCCACGCCGAAGCGCCCGAGTTCGTGGATATGTCTGTGCAGCAAGAGATTCTGGTCACGGGCATCAAGGTCGTGGACCTGCTCGCGCCCTACGCCAAGGGCGGCAAGATCGGCCTGTTCGGCGGCGCCGGCGTCGGCAAGACCGTGCTCATCATGGAGCTCATCAACAACGTCGCCAAGGCGCACGGCGGTTACTCCGTGTTCGCCGGAGTTGGCGAGCGCACGCGCGAGGGTAATGACTTGTACCACGAGATGATCGAGTCCGGCGTCATCTCCCTGAAGGACAAGACCTCCAAGGTAGCGCTGGTGTACGGGCAGATGAACGAGCCGCCCGGCGCGCGCGCCCGCGTCGCGCTCACCGGCCTGACCGTGGCGGAGTACTTCCGCGACCAGGAGGGCCAGGACGTCCTGCTCTTCATCGACAACATCTTCCGCTTCACACAGGCCGGCTCGGAGGTGTCTGCCTTGCTGGGGCGCATCCCCTCCGCCGTGGGCTACCAGCCCACACTGGCCACGGACATGGGCACCATGCAGGAGCGCATCACCACCACCAAGAAGGGCTCCATCACCTCGGTGCAGGCTATCTACGTGCCAGCCGACGACTTGACCGACCCTGCTCCCGCCACCACCTTCGCTCACTTGGACGCCACCACGGTGCTGTCCCGAGCCATCGCGGAGCTGGGCATCTACCCCGCGGTGGACCCTCTTGATTCAACCTCGCGTATCATGGACCCCAACATCATCGGCGCCGAGCACTATAACGTGGCCCGCGGCGTCCAGAAGATTCTGCAGGACTACAAGTCCCTGCAGGACATCATTGCCATCCTGGGCATGGACGAGTTGTCAGAGGAGGACAAGCTGACCGTGGCACGTGCGCGCAAGATCCAGAGGTTCCTCTCCCAGCCCTTCCAGGTCGCTGAGGTGTTCACTGGCCACGCTGGAAAACTTGTCCCACTGGAGGAAACCATCAAGGGCTTCTCTAAAATCTTACAAGGAGAATATGATCATCTCCCAGAGGTAGCTTTTTACATGGTTGGACCCATTGAAGAAGTAGTAGCTAAGGCTGAAACTCTAGCCAAGAGTGCGTAA
- the LOC123867703 gene encoding uncharacterized protein LOC123867703 → MEYMPPETDMTPNGARILCCQCAVPIEPNPSNMCVACLRANVDITDGIPKQATLFFCRGCERYLQPPAEWLVCALESRELLALCLKRLKGLNRVKLVDAGFAWTEPHSKRIKVKLTVQGEVMGGAVLQQTFIVEYAVQHQMCDACHRSEAQDYWRALVQVRQRANNRKTFYYLEQLILKHKAHANTLGIKPKHDGLDFFYTTENHAQKMVNFIQSVLPIKCQHSKKLISHDIHSNVYNYKFTFSVEIVPLSKDSVVCLPKKLTQILGSISPICLVQRVTSTIHLIDAYTGQVCDVSSTQYWRYPFSAICNPKQLVEYVVMDIDILKEHEKRSFPGQGAVSNKHVVADVWVVKASELGLDVSPVHTRTHLGHILKPGDTVLGYNLGESNVNDVNLDKLNRDSVPDVYLVKKHYGERAARRRARAWKLRHMHEQPTSTTDDDYNEFLDDLEEDPTLRQNVNIFKDGSKVPVDTDEIDPGLPRITLAEMLDDLNIEDEDMTEVYLNPSVRRDLSEVQAGAHFPACTKDKFIPRIVRRKVKMKVFLVTLLILGSSVAIRLFSSDELLKLFLRVARNEGTQDDIRNLQDVFQIYRSASNAVRSPNERRESLTCLICRSGLAAIFDMIDAGATEKTIINSAETMCTSLGILRSESCRGVLELNIPILTYILKTTPQAAARTFCALVLQKDDDPNYCDIHDARFNWTVNLPQPPNIATVKVPPSKSTPLTIALVTDAHIDPLYEPNGVADCNEPTCCRKGQVSRMEPSNDDSDIEEFIIEDYVTKESGEDMLDLDIVKDIRYRKRAEREKRDTSPAGFWGDYRNCDTPVWAYDDVIKRISSTHRNVDVVYYMGDNIDHHVWETTYELINEVNAYVIDTMRREFGDNVPIIPTVGNHESQPTNQFAPITVKGDKLNTTWLYERLARKWDFYLTEEAKSSLRKLGAFSMLIRPGLRAISVNTNVAYKFNWWLVYDPLDAKQHLDWLVDELYKAELAGEKVHILAHMPPGVQDLTHSWSREYNRIVNRFSATIAGEFNGHTHSDEFKIFYSTGGAPASVAWGAGSATAYSNYNLNYKIATVDPNTFKPLNIANYVYNLTEANLSPRRRPQWFQLYDMKNTFGLPDLSPKSMDELVKRMVTDKPLLLEMYSAFYSKLSDTLWPQCDDECKIDKICSTVVTVLWEREKCDELRRLFFS, encoded by the exons ATGGAATATATGCCGCCTGAAACTGATATGACACCCAACGGCGCACGAAT attgTGCTGCCAATGTGCTGTTCCTATTGAGCCAAACCCATCTAATATGTGTGTTGCATGCTTAAGGGCCAATGTAGATATAACAGATGGTATTCCAAAGCAAGCCACTTTATTTTTCTGCAGAGGATGTGAAAG GTACTTGCAACCACCAGCAGAATGGTTGGTATGTGCTTTGGAATCACGAGAGCTGCTAGCTCTTTGCCTCAAAAGGCTCAAAGGCTTGAATAGAGTGAAGTTAGTAGACGCTGGGTTTGCCTGGACTGAGCCACATTCTAAGAGAATAAAA GTGAAGCTGACAGTGCAGGGCGAGGTGATGGGCGGAGCGGTGTTGCAGCAGACCTTCATCGTGGAGTACGCGGTCCAGCACCAGATGTGCGACGCGTGCCATCGCTCCGAGGCACAGGACTATTGGCGCGCGCTGGTGCAGGTGCGGCAGAGGGCCAATAACAGGAAGACCTTCTATTACTTGGAGCAACTGATCCTGAAGCACAAGGCGCACGCCAATACACTCGGCATCAAACCTAAACATG ATGGATTAGACTTTTTCTACACAACAGAAAATCACGCGCAGAAAATGGTCAACTTCATACAATCAGTTCTGCCTATAAAGTGTCAGCATTCTAAGAAACTGATATCCCATGATATACACAGTAATGTTTACAACTATAAGTTCACATTTAGTGTGGAAATTGTGCCGTTATCGAAGGACAGTGTTGTGTGCTTGCCTAAAAAGTTGACACAAATTTTAGGCTCCATATCACCAATATGCTTAGTACAGAGAGTAACCAGTACTATACATTTAATTGACGCGTATACTGGACAAG tctgTGACGTGTCCTCAACCCAATATTGGAGATATCCGTTCAGTGCAATCTGTAATCCAAAGCAATTAGTGGAATACGTTGTCATGGACATTGATATTTTGAAAGAGCAT GAAAAGAGGTCATTCCCGGGGCAAGGCGCGGTATCTAATAAGCACGTGGTAGCGGATGTGTGGGTGGTCAAAGCGAGTGAGCTCGGGCTGGACGTCAGTCCTGTGCATACCAGAACACACTTGGGGCATATACTGAAACCTGGCGATACTGTGTTAGG atacAACTTAGGCGAGTCGAACGTGAACGACGTGAATTTGGACAAGTTGAACCGCGACTCCGTCCCCGATGTGTACCTCGTCAAGAAGCACTACGGCGAGCGCGCGGCACGGCGACGCGCGCGCGCCTGGAAGCTGCGACACATGCACGAGCAGCCCACTTCCACTACCGACGA CGACTACAACGAATTCCTGGATGACTTGGAAGAAGACCCGACACTGAGGCAAAACGTGAATATATTCAAGGACGGGAGCAAGGTCCCCGTGGACACGGACGAGATCGACCCCGGCCTGCCGCGCATCACGCTCGCGGAGATGCTGGACGACCTCAACATAGAGGACGAGGATATGACGGAAGTGT atctcaaccctAGTGTGCGTCGCGACCTGTCCGAAGTGCAAGCGGGTGCGCACTTCCCCGCGTGCACTAAGGACAA ATTCATCCCTAGAATAGTTCGTCGCAAAGTGAAGATGAAAGTGTTTTTAGTCACCCTGTTGATATTGGGCTCGAGTGTAGCAATACGTTTATTTTCCTCAG ACGAGTTACTTAAACTATTCCTGAGGGTTGCCAGAAATGAGGGTACGCAAGATGACATAAGGAACCTTCAAGATGTGTTCCAAATCTACAGATCAGCCTCCAATGCGGTACGAAGCCCAAACGAGAGGAGAGAA AGTCTCACCTGTTTAATTTGCCGAAGTGGCCTAGCAGCAATCTTCGATATGATTGACGCCGGGGCAACGGAAAAGACTATCATCAATTCAGCGGAGACAATGTGCACTTCTTTGGGGATCTTGAGGTCTGAGTCTTGCCGCGGTGTTCTCGAATTGAATATT CCAATACTTACATACATCCTTAAAACGACGCCCCAAGCTGCAGCGAGGACGTTCTGTGCGTTAGTGTTACAGAAAGACGACGACCCTAACTACTGTGACATTCATGATGCGAGGTTCAATTGGACAGTTAATTTGCCGCAGCCTCCTAACATTGCAACAGTTAAA GTTCCTCCATCAAAATCGACTCCACTTACAATAGCTCTTGTAACAGATGCCCACATAGATCCACTTTACGAACCAAACGGAGTGGCAGATTGTAACGAACCAACCTGCTGTAGGAAAGGCCAAGTATCACGTATGGAACCTTCAAACGACGATTCCGATATCGAAGAATTCATCATTGAAGATTATGTTACGAAAGAAAGCGGAGAGGATATGCTCGATTTGGATATTGTAAAGGATATTAGGTATAGAAAGCGAGCAGAAAGAGAGAAAAGAGATACATCTCCGGCAGGGTTCTGGGGCGACTACAGGAACTGTGACACGCCAGTTTGGGCGTACGATGATGTTATTAAGAGAATTTCTTCTACACATAGG AATGTCGATGTGGTTTACTACATGGGAGACAACATCGACCACCACGTGTGGGAGACAACTTATGAGTTAATAAACGAAGTAAACGCTTATGTAATTGACACCATGAGGAGAGAGTTTGGGGATAATGTACCGATCATCCCCACAGTCGGCAACCATGAGTCTCAACCTACAAATCA ATTCGCACCAATAACTGTTAAAGGCGACAAACTCAACACAACCTGGCTCTACGAGAGGTTGGCCAGAAAATGGGACTTTTACTTGACCGAGGAAGCGAAGTCCTCTTTACGTAAATTAGGAGCTTTCTCAATGCTAATCCGGCCTGGCCTGCGAGCCATCTCAGTTAATACTAACGTCGCGTACAAATTCAATTG GTGGCTTGTCTATGATCCCTTAGATGCCAAGCAGCATTTGGATTGGCTGGTTGACGAATTGTACAAAGCCGAGTTAGCCGGTGAGAAGGTTCACATACTCGCCCATATGCCCCCTGGAGTACAAGACCTTACACACTCGTGGTCTCGCGAGTACAATAGAATAGttaatag ATTCTCTGCAACGATCGCTGGTGAGTTCAACGGCCACACTCACTCGGACGAGTTTAAGATATTCTATAGCACCGGGGGCGCGCCCGCCAGCGTTGCGTGGGGAGCGGGCAGCGCCACCGCCTACAGCAACTACAACCTTAATTACAAGATAGCCACCGTCGACCCCAACACATTT AAACCTCTCAACATTGCGAACTACGTTTACAATCTCACGGAAGCGAACCTCAGTCCGCGCAGGCGTCCACAGTGGTTCCAACTTTACGACATGAAAAACACCTTCGGCCTTCCGGACTTATCCCCTAAATCTATGGACGAATTGGTCAAACGCATGGTGACTGACAAGCCGCTCTTGTTAGAAATGTATTCGGCGTTCTATTCAAAACTGAGTGATACTCTATGGCCTCAATGCGACGATGAATGCAAAATTGACAAGATTTGCAGTACAGTGGTAACTGTGTTATGGGAACGAGAAAAATGTGATGAGCTGCGTCGATTATTCTTTTCATag
- the LOC123867485 gene encoding sphingomyelin phosphodiesterase-like produces MKRLLGILLIVGSTIANHFISSDDLQKVFVRYVKNEASEYDLQIVQDAIAIYWPVSSAPQNQNKRRPGESVDCLICRSAFGALFDLVREGASDQTLIGSVSHLCASLGFVTPRACRGIIELNIPILTYIIKTTPQALPRTFCGLVLQRGDNPSFCPYDDPRFEWTVNLPRRSNRRIKRDSESKNTPLTIAVISEAHIDPLYQPNGVADCNEPTCCRKGQTPRTHTYELTGESLIEDGVTRINNKEMLNLGIATEVRNRTKVKQVDRRNSPPAGFWGDYRNCDTPLWAYDDAIQRVAAAHRNIDLVYYMGDSIDHHVWETTYELINDVNAHVINEMRKEFGNNVLVLPSIGNHESQPTNQFAPNTVRGEKLNTTWLYEGLARKWDFYLSAEAKASVRERGAFAMRVRPGLRVISVNNNVAFKSNWWLVYDPLDAKRHLDWLVRELHKAELAGDKVHILGHIPPGVHDFTYTWTREYNSIVTRFASTIAGEFTGHTHGDEFKIFYSLENGRPISVAWGAGSVTSYTNYNLNYKIATVDPRSFEPTNFVSYIYNLTEANLTPNVRPRWFQLYDLRSAFGLRDLSPASMDALVRRMATERNRHLIGLYSKFLLKMSDRRWPYCNDWCKIDNLCRSVITVLWRREKCDELRRLYWF; encoded by the exons ATGAAACGTCTTTTAGGAATCCTACTGATAGTAGGCTCAACTATTGCAAATCATTTTATATCATCAG ATGATCTCCAAAAAGTGTTTGTGAGATATGTCAAGAACGAAGCATCTGAATATGATTTGCAAATTGTCCAAGATGCCATTGCCATCTATTGGCCAGTGTCAAGCGCGCcgcaaaatcaaaacaaaagaaGACCTGGAGaa AGTGTTGACTGCCTAATATGCCGAAGCGCATTCGGAGCACTTTTCGACCTAGTTCGTGAAGGAGCATCCGACCAGACCCTGATCGGATCAGTATCACATTTATGCGCCTCTCTCGGATTCGTAACCCCACGAGCTTGCCGCGGTATCATTGAATTGAATATC CCAATCCttacatacataattaaaacGACACCACAAGCGTTACCGAGAACATTTTGCGGTTTGGTGTTACAGCGTGGCGATAATCCTTCTTTCTGTCCTTATGATGATCCCAGATTTGAGTGGACCGTTAATTTACCCAGACGCTCTAACAGAAGAATAAAAAGA GATTCCGAATCTAAGAACACACCACTGACGATAGCTGTCATCTCAGAAGCACACATAGATCCACTGTACCAGCCGAACGGCGTGGCGGACTGTAACGAACCAACTTGCTGCAGGAAAGGACAAACGCCACGCACGCATACATACGAACTCACTGGAGAATCTTTAATCGAAGATGGGGTTACTAGAATAAACAACAAGGAGATGCTCAACTTGGGTATTGCAACCGAAGTTAGAAATAGGACAAAAGTAAAGCAAGTAGATAGAAGAAATTCCCCACCCGCAGGATTTTGGGGAGACTATAGAAATTGTGATACGCCACTTTGGGCGTATGATGACGCTATACAGAGGGTTGCTGCAGCGCATAGG AATATAGATCTGGTTTATTACATGGGAGACAGCATCGATCACCACGTGTGGGAGACAACTTATGAGTTAATAAACGATGTAAACGCTCATGTTATCAACGAAATGAGAAAAGAATTTGGAAATAATGTTCTAGTTTTACCGTCTATTGGAAACCACGAGTCACAGCCAACGAACCA ATTTGCACCAAATACCGTCCGAGGCGAGAAACTGAACACAACTTGGCTCTACGAGGGTCTGGCTAGGAAGTGGGACTTCTATCTAAGTGCCGAAGCCAAAGCGTCGGTGCGTGAGAGGGGCGCCTTTGCTATGCGTGTCAGACCTGGACTGCGCGTCATCTCTGTGAATAACAACGTTGCCTTCAAATCCAACTG GTGGCTGGTGTACGATCCGTTAGACGCAAAGAGGCATTTGGACTGGCTCGTCCGCGAGTTGCACAAAGCCGAGCTGGCGGGCGACAAGGTGCACATTCTGGGGCACATACCGCCCGGGGTTCACGACTTCACGTACACGTGGACTAGAGAGTACAACAGCATCGTTACGAG attCGCGTCGACGATCGCCGGCGAATTCACCGGCCACACGCACGGCGACGAGTTCAAGATATTTTACAGCCTGGAGAACGGCCGCCCCATCAGCGTGGCGTGGGGCGCGGGCAGCGTCACCTCCTACACCAACTACAACCTTAATTACAAGATAGCCACCGTCGACCCCAGGAGCTTC GAACCGACAAACTTCGTCAGCTACATATACAACCTAACGGAAGCGAACCTGACTCCAAACGTCCGTCCACGTTGGTTCCAGCTCTACGACCTTCGATCCGCCTTCGGCCTACGAGACCTCTCCCCTGCATCCATGGACGCACTAGTTCGTAGAATGGCCACGGAAAGAAATCGACATCTAATAGGCCTATATTCCAAATTTCTCTTAAAAATGAGCGATAGAAGATGGCCGTATTGCAATGATTGGTGCAAAATTGATAACCTATGCAGATCTGTGATTACTGTTCTGTGGCGTCGTGAGAAATGCGATGAACTTCGACGGCTGTACTGGTTTTAA
- the LOC123867494 gene encoding ubiquinol-cytochrome-c reductase complex assembly factor 1, with amino-acid sequence MNRSRIITGILWRHRASVKIDYARPCSISPCTTPISIREQCTVTIKDNYIKKFMKAVGWMDQERTRLKLTGYFLYECVPDRVAYNEWFEKLELPDTFASWFMVTELHVWLLLVRYMAEDVTSIGTEKKKYVKGDGHFVRNCIIEALWADVANRIKLLEGANPAIARKQVSELSEQFQASLVGYDEGLNDDKVLAAAVWRRFYTLAEDVKADHVLKIVHFIRHQLSVLDKIPSEDLRWKPQIDWLSILNH; translated from the exons ATGAATCGAAGCCGCATTATTACTGGA aTATTATGGCGCCATAGAGCCTCTGTTAAGATTGATTATGCAAGACCATGCTCTATCTCTCCTTGCACAACACCTATAAGTATAAGAGAACAGTGTACGGTAACAATAAAGGACAATTACATAAAGAAATTTATGAAAGCTGTGGGATGGATGGATCAAGAAAGAACA cgCCTCAAGCTCACAGGATATTTTCTCTATGAATGTGTGCCAGACAGAGTAGCATATAACGAGTGGTTTGAGAAGCTTGAACTGCCAGACACGTTTGCCTCATGGTTTATGGTCACAGAGTTGCACGTATGGCTGTTACTGGTGAGGTATATGGCGGAGGATGTCACTTCAATAGGCACAGAAAAGAAAAAGTATGTGAAAGGAGATGGACATTTTGTGAGGAACTGTATCATAGAGGCTTTATGGGCTGACGTTGCAAACAGGATTAAGCTATTAGAG GGTGCAAATCCAGCTATAGCAAGAAAGCAAGTGTCTGAATTGTCAGAGCAGTTCCAAGCTTCCTTAGTTGGATACGACGAAGGGCTGAATGACGACAAAGTGTTAGCCGCAGCTGTCTGGAGGAGATTCTACACTCTTGCAGAAGACGTTAAAGCTGATCATGTGTTAAAGATTGTACATTTTATAAGACATCAG TTATCTGTATTGGACAAAATACCTAGCGAAGATTTGAGATGGAAGCCACAAATCGACTGGTTAAGTATACTCAACCACTGA